In the genome of Granulibacter bethesdensis CGDNIH1, one region contains:
- a CDS encoding Hint domain-containing protein: MMTSDGHTLYNDNARLTLEGGSVLVLDNVHLVTQTTTISSGQATIRLQGAQLEIECGSYMPATLDFQDRHNADGSVSGSTVMISYDGAKANMFASITNLTTRDAIMLTNASTHGSRIYLQANGDGSYSLIEQVPEWGGQTSILCRHVTLAAGLTASDFTSLNQNGILALVCFLGGSMISTPEGEKPVETICPGHTILAFENSQSVARKVIWSGVATAHVNQDLPADQAGYPVRIRKDAVSDHVPYKDMLITPDHCLYLDGYFIPARLLVNGRTIFYDRSFTSYQCYHIETEKHAIITADGVLTETYLDTGNRRQFSPLSTEQTSGNVTLFGGRKSNWAEDAAAKLAVTPDLVEPVFRRIEARANEFAPPARPSTTTERQLQIKTQDGQMLRQVREINGRVLFMVPAGVNAVRILSNASRPCDVTGPFLDDRRNLGVLIGEAVLYDSGMTHTLNAHLEHEGLEGWHNPPPYEASTGACSGQRWTNGNALLPLGKRQDGAIGLLSLQVLAGGPYIIATPADEDRLINITGTA; encoded by the coding sequence ATGATGACTTCTGACGGGCATACTCTTTACAATGACAATGCCCGGCTGACATTGGAAGGCGGATCAGTTCTGGTGCTGGATAACGTCCATCTGGTCACACAGACGACAACCATTTCCTCCGGTCAGGCCACCATCCGGCTTCAGGGTGCCCAACTGGAAATTGAGTGTGGCAGCTATATGCCGGCCACGCTGGATTTTCAGGATCGCCATAATGCGGATGGCAGCGTTTCCGGCAGTACGGTGATGATCAGTTACGACGGCGCGAAAGCGAATATGTTCGCGTCGATCACCAACCTGACCACCCGTGATGCCATCATGTTGACCAACGCGTCCACACACGGCTCCCGGATCTATCTTCAAGCCAACGGGGATGGAAGCTACTCCCTGATAGAGCAAGTGCCGGAATGGGGTGGACAGACCTCCATCCTGTGCAGGCACGTGACACTCGCCGCAGGGCTGACCGCCAGTGATTTCACCTCTCTCAACCAGAACGGGATACTGGCGCTGGTCTGCTTCCTGGGCGGCAGCATGATCAGCACACCGGAAGGCGAAAAACCGGTCGAAACCATCTGCCCGGGCCACACCATTCTCGCTTTCGAAAACAGCCAGTCTGTTGCACGGAAAGTCATCTGGTCAGGCGTTGCAACCGCACATGTGAATCAGGATCTGCCCGCTGACCAGGCCGGATATCCGGTGCGGATCAGAAAAGACGCTGTCAGCGATCATGTGCCGTATAAGGATATGCTGATCACACCCGATCACTGCCTGTATCTGGACGGTTATTTCATCCCGGCCCGCCTGCTGGTGAACGGACGTACGATTTTTTATGATCGTTCTTTTACATCCTATCAATGTTATCATATCGAAACAGAAAAACATGCGATCATCACCGCAGACGGGGTTCTGACAGAAACCTATCTGGATACCGGCAATCGCAGACAGTTCAGCCCCCTCAGCACAGAGCAGACCAGCGGGAACGTCACCTTGTTCGGAGGCCGGAAATCGAACTGGGCCGAGGATGCCGCTGCAAAACTGGCCGTGACACCCGATCTCGTGGAGCCGGTGTTCCGCCGTATTGAGGCCCGCGCCAACGAATTTGCTCCGCCGGCCCGCCCCTCTACGACCACAGAGCGGCAGTTGCAGATCAAGACACAAGATGGCCAGATGCTCCGCCAGGTAAGGGAAATCAATGGCAGGGTGCTGTTTATGGTTCCTGCCGGGGTGAATGCCGTGCGTATTCTCTCCAACGCCTCCCGTCCCTGTGACGTAACGGGGCCATTTCTGGATGATCGCCGCAACCTGGGTGTGTTGATCGGCGAAGCAGTCCTGTATGATTCAGGGATGACCCACACCCTGAACGCCCATCTGGAGCACGAAGGGCTGGAGGGATGGCATAATCCCCCTCCCTATGAGGCCTCTACCGGGGCATGCTCCGGCCAACGCTGGACCAACGGCAATGCGCTGCTGCCGCTTGGGAAACGTCAGGATGGGGCGATTGGTCTGTTATCATTACAGGTGCTGGCCGGAGGCCCCTATATCATCGCAACACCGGCTGATGAAGACAGGCTAATCAATATTACCGGAACAGCCTGA
- a CDS encoding catalase family peroxidase produces MSYPVSHHHTRPPYIRAAAAGLLLAAAFSLSSTGPAIAEDGASTPEQIVNVMNTMWGKQTPGQRANHAKGLLAEGTFTPSPDAKKLSRAGIFAGKTIPVTVRFSDATGLPHIADVSPNANPHGMAIRFHDKGHTDVDVITNSLPFFPVRTPEEFLQLLTAISKSKDAPHPTPAEQFIATHPTVAGAVGALKTPSSFARETYNGINTFIFTDSDGKKHPFRFKISPISGAHHLTQQEAEKQKPDFLVDELPTRLKKGPVKFALYAVLAEKDDAIDDGSKPFPADRRQVQLGTISIKNIPEDADKQAASILFLPGNLETGIEASADPLIDARNAAYAVSFSRRQ; encoded by the coding sequence ATGTCGTACCCTGTGTCTCACCATCATACTCGACCGCCTTATATCCGGGCTGCCGCTGCCGGGCTGTTGCTTGCGGCTGCTTTCTCCCTGTCTTCCACCGGCCCCGCCATAGCGGAGGATGGAGCCTCCACGCCGGAGCAGATCGTGAATGTCATGAATACCATGTGGGGCAAGCAGACCCCCGGCCAACGGGCCAATCATGCCAAGGGCCTGCTGGCGGAAGGCACGTTCACCCCCAGCCCTGATGCGAAAAAGCTCAGCCGGGCAGGCATTTTCGCCGGCAAGACCATTCCCGTCACCGTACGCTTCTCAGACGCCACCGGCCTGCCTCATATCGCCGACGTCTCGCCGAATGCCAATCCGCACGGCATGGCCATCCGATTTCACGACAAGGGTCATACAGATGTCGATGTGATCACCAATTCCCTGCCCTTTTTCCCGGTCCGCACGCCGGAAGAATTTCTTCAATTGCTGACCGCGATTTCGAAGAGCAAGGATGCACCTCATCCGACCCCGGCCGAGCAGTTCATCGCCACCCACCCCACCGTGGCCGGAGCAGTCGGCGCCCTCAAAACCCCGTCCAGCTTTGCGAGGGAAACATACAACGGTATCAACACCTTCATTTTCACCGATAGCGATGGCAAGAAACATCCATTCCGATTCAAAATCTCCCCGATCAGCGGCGCCCATCATCTGACGCAGCAGGAAGCCGAGAAACAGAAGCCGGATTTTCTGGTGGATGAGCTGCCGACGCGACTGAAAAAAGGCCCTGTCAAATTCGCCCTCTATGCCGTTCTGGCTGAAAAAGACGACGCGATCGACGATGGGTCAAAGCCCTTCCCCGCAGATCGCCGCCAGGTCCAGCTCGGCACGATCTCCATCAAAAACATCCCCGAGGATGCTGACAAACAGGCGGCCTCCATCCTGTTCCTGCCCGGCAATCTGGAAACCGGGATCGAAGCCTCCGCGGATCCGCTGATCGACGCGCGGAATGCCGCCTATGCGGTGTCCTTCTCACGTCGGCAGTAA
- the ffh gene encoding signal recognition particle protein gives MFDTLSGKLTGVFDKLRGRGALNEADVAEALREVRLAMLDADVALPVVKDFIASVRERAAGAEVIDSVAPGQQVMKIVHDALIEQLGGAGAVPLNLNAVAPVPVLMVGLQGSGKTTTSGKLALRLAKKERRRVLLASLDTQRPAAQLQLQQLAEQAGVASLPIIQGQTPVEIARRAMETGRREVYDIVILDTAGRLAIDEELMEEVKAIRAETNPSETLLVVDAMTGQDAVNTARAFNEAVGVTGIVMTRMDGDARGGAALSMRAVTGAPIKLTGSGEKLDALEDFHPERVAGRILGLGDVAGLVEKAAETIDEAEAEEMAMKMLKGRFTLEDYAKQLKQISRMGSLSSIMGMLPGLGKFKQQIENANIDTSILKRQAAIISSMTVKERRSPDIIKASRKKRIAAGAGVQVQDVNRLLKQFDDMSQMMKQFSKLGQKGLMRNGMQALMAQRHRPQ, from the coding sequence ATGTTCGACACACTTTCGGGCAAGCTCACCGGCGTTTTCGACAAGCTGCGTGGTCGTGGCGCGCTGAACGAAGCCGATGTGGCGGAGGCACTGCGCGAAGTGCGGCTGGCCATGCTGGATGCCGACGTCGCACTGCCGGTGGTGAAAGACTTCATCGCCTCGGTCAGGGAGCGTGCGGCAGGCGCGGAAGTCATCGACAGCGTGGCACCTGGTCAGCAGGTGATGAAGATCGTACATGATGCGCTGATCGAACAGCTGGGTGGTGCCGGGGCAGTGCCGCTGAACCTGAATGCTGTGGCGCCCGTGCCGGTGCTGATGGTTGGTTTGCAAGGCTCTGGCAAGACCACCACCAGCGGCAAGCTGGCGCTGCGTCTGGCGAAAAAGGAACGGCGGCGCGTGTTGCTGGCCAGCCTGGATACCCAGCGTCCGGCAGCCCAGCTTCAGTTGCAGCAGCTTGCGGAGCAGGCCGGGGTTGCCTCCCTGCCGATCATCCAGGGCCAGACCCCGGTGGAGATCGCCCGCCGCGCCATGGAGACAGGACGGCGCGAGGTCTATGACATCGTGATCCTCGACACCGCCGGCCGCCTCGCCATCGACGAGGAGCTGATGGAGGAGGTCAAGGCGATCCGCGCCGAGACCAACCCGTCGGAAACCCTGCTGGTGGTCGATGCCATGACCGGTCAGGACGCGGTCAACACGGCCCGTGCCTTCAATGAGGCGGTGGGCGTGACCGGTATCGTCATGACGCGGATGGATGGCGATGCGCGTGGCGGTGCCGCCCTGTCCATGCGGGCGGTAACCGGCGCACCGATCAAGCTGACCGGCTCTGGCGAGAAGCTGGATGCGCTGGAGGATTTCCATCCGGAGCGTGTGGCGGGCCGTATTCTGGGCCTGGGCGACGTCGCCGGACTGGTCGAAAAGGCCGCCGAGACCATCGACGAGGCCGAGGCCGAGGAAATGGCGATGAAGATGCTCAAGGGGCGCTTCACGCTGGAAGATTACGCCAAACAGCTGAAACAGATTTCCCGGATGGGCAGCCTTTCCTCCATTATGGGGATGTTGCCGGGTCTGGGGAAATTCAAGCAGCAGATTGAGAACGCCAATATTGATACGTCCATCCTGAAGCGTCAGGCAGCGATCATCAGCTCCATGACGGTGAAGGAGCGTCGCAGCCCTGACATCATCAAAGCCAGCCGCAAAAAGCGCATTGCGGCCGGGGCTGGCGTGCAGGTACAGGATGTTAACCGTCTGCTGAAGCAGTTCGATGATATGAGTCAGATGATGAAGCAGTTCAGCAAGCTGGGTCAGAAAGGATTGATGCGCAACGGCATGCAGGCTCTGATGGCCCAGCGGCACCGCCCGCAGTGA
- the infC gene encoding translation initiation factor IF-3, which yields MPAPPNRDGPRVNEEIRVPQVRLIDQDGEMQGVMSARDALIRAYAVGLDLLEISPNAEPPVVKILDYGKFKYEQQKKKNEARKRQKVIEIKEIKVRPNIDENDYQVKMRAMRSFISEGDKVKVTLRFRGREMAHQELGARVLQRIREELDAETKVEQMPKMENRQMVMVLAPR from the coding sequence TTGCCCGCACCGCCTAATCGCGACGGGCCCCGTGTAAATGAGGAAATCCGCGTTCCGCAGGTCCGCCTCATCGATCAGGATGGAGAGATGCAAGGTGTGATGAGCGCGCGTGACGCGCTGATCCGCGCCTATGCTGTTGGTCTCGATCTGCTGGAAATCAGTCCGAACGCCGAGCCGCCGGTCGTCAAGATCCTCGACTACGGCAAGTTCAAATATGAACAGCAGAAAAAGAAAAACGAGGCCCGCAAGCGCCAGAAAGTCATCGAGATCAAGGAAATCAAGGTCCGTCCCAACATCGATGAAAACGACTACCAGGTGAAGATGCGGGCGATGCGCAGCTTTATCTCGGAAGGCGACAAGGTGAAGGTGACGCTTCGGTTCCGCGGTCGCGAAATGGCGCATCAGGAACTCGGTGCCCGCGTGCTCCAGCGTATCCGTGAGGAGCTGGACGCGGAAACCAAGGTCGAGCAGATGCCGAAAATGGAAAACCGGCAGATGGTTATGGTGCTCGCGCCGCGCTGA
- a CDS encoding S8 family serine peptidase encodes MPFSGLPNDPLFQYQWYLQNTGQAGGTPGIDIDVTPLWSLYTGKGVRVGVIDVGTQLDHPDLVQNIDPTATWDAAQDKPGGGPTIAAENHGTAVAGLIAAAANNGIGGVGVAPDATLGIYHEAEGTVPYPVNPQEFSIAFTHALNDRMDVVNASWGVGTPFAPFMSGLQTLAQQGRNGLGTVIVMSSGDSRGRGSNAIMNATKNSQYVIAVGAIDNTGVVARYSTPGASLLITAPGGSATNPSASTPGSDIVSTDRTGSDGYNTLAGAAGDYVYNFNGTSASAPIVSGIVALMLQANPNLNYRDVQQILAQSARITDAGSVKWFQTHSADWNGGGRFYNADYGFGLVDARAAVHLAESYRGRSVTGTEQTLTAAYQPASPVDIALDPSGTAPTRISFTINNAISVEHISLNLNMNVPDSGNLRLGLTSPAGTTAFLLVNIADMQNVPWKQGGFTLTSPIFQGEHAQGTWTMSIWDNAHFSTPTTPDTLTSATLSVTGSQPASHDIVYTNDFPTLASQSATRLTLSSTQPNPVFNASAVSLPVSISIPVQRFSIGGTSASIAPATTLSALYTGDGNDTLVGGSSAMTFNPGYGDNTVLLGNANNIVNSEGNDTITATQGAATVRASGNAMVFNNAAQLNFVSSAGASTVIGGSGAMNVNGGAGKLTVFGGTGADTIIGSSTGGNQLIANGAGSAVFANGNGNILLGSQTGAVTLATQGANNTVFGGIGGGTILSNGTNDLVVMDQGATTLFGGQNAAIFTNSANANIVGETGSYAVGFGSGTSNAWASASTDLFLFANGQAGGNVTISNFQGGKDFIQLQGYGDNVVQTVLAGAQQTASGLSLTLSDNTHITLLGVTSLNQYSFMT; translated from the coding sequence ATGCCTTTTTCCGGCCTGCCGAATGATCCGCTGTTTCAGTATCAATGGTATCTGCAAAATACCGGACAGGCAGGGGGCACACCCGGGATCGATATTGATGTCACGCCGCTATGGTCCCTCTACACTGGCAAAGGGGTTCGTGTCGGTGTCATCGATGTCGGAACCCAGCTCGATCATCCCGATCTGGTCCAAAATATCGACCCGACCGCTACGTGGGATGCCGCACAGGACAAACCGGGCGGTGGCCCGACCATTGCCGCGGAAAATCATGGCACTGCCGTCGCCGGTCTGATTGCCGCCGCCGCAAATAACGGGATTGGCGGAGTGGGAGTTGCCCCCGATGCCACGCTCGGCATCTATCACGAGGCAGAGGGAACAGTTCCCTATCCGGTCAATCCGCAGGAATTCTCGATTGCCTTCACGCATGCGCTGAACGACCGGATGGATGTGGTCAATGCCAGCTGGGGGGTCGGAACCCCGTTCGCGCCCTTCATGTCCGGGCTTCAGACACTGGCACAGCAGGGCCGCAACGGACTTGGCACCGTGATCGTGATGTCCAGCGGCGACAGCCGCGGCAGAGGCTCCAACGCCATCATGAACGCCACCAAGAATTCCCAATACGTGATCGCGGTCGGTGCCATCGACAATACCGGCGTCGTCGCCAGATATAGCACGCCTGGCGCCAGCCTGCTGATCACCGCGCCGGGCGGCTCTGCCACCAATCCCTCTGCCTCTACACCCGGTTCAGACATCGTCTCCACCGATCGCACCGGTTCTGATGGGTATAACACCCTTGCCGGTGCTGCCGGAGATTATGTCTATAATTTCAACGGTACCTCTGCCTCCGCGCCGATTGTATCAGGCATCGTGGCCCTGATGCTTCAGGCCAATCCCAACCTGAATTATCGTGATGTACAGCAGATTCTTGCCCAATCCGCACGCATCACCGATGCAGGCTCCGTCAAATGGTTCCAGACGCATTCGGCAGACTGGAATGGAGGAGGCCGTTTCTACAACGCCGATTACGGATTTGGTCTGGTCGATGCCCGCGCCGCTGTGCATCTGGCAGAAAGCTATCGGGGCCGCAGCGTCACCGGAACCGAGCAGACACTGACCGCTGCCTATCAGCCTGCAAGCCCGGTCGATATTGCACTCGATCCATCGGGTACAGCACCGACACGGATCAGCTTTACCATCAATAACGCCATTTCTGTTGAGCATATCAGCCTGAATCTGAACATGAATGTGCCGGATTCAGGCAATCTCCGCCTCGGTCTGACCTCGCCAGCCGGCACCACCGCGTTTCTGTTGGTGAACATTGCCGATATGCAGAATGTTCCTTGGAAACAAGGCGGTTTCACGCTGACCTCGCCCATATTCCAGGGAGAGCATGCGCAAGGCACCTGGACAATGAGCATCTGGGACAATGCCCATTTCTCAACCCCCACGACGCCCGATACGCTGACCAGTGCGACACTGAGTGTAACAGGATCGCAGCCTGCCAGCCATGACATTGTCTACACGAATGACTTTCCGACTTTGGCCAGCCAGAGTGCAACCCGGCTGACCTTATCCAGCACGCAGCCAAACCCGGTTTTCAACGCCTCTGCTGTAAGCCTGCCGGTCAGCATCAGCATTCCCGTGCAGCGCTTTTCCATTGGGGGGACTTCGGCCTCCATCGCGCCTGCGACCACCTTGTCGGCACTTTATACTGGCGATGGCAATGATACGCTGGTCGGTGGCAGCAGCGCCATGACCTTCAATCCCGGCTATGGCGATAATACGGTTCTGCTCGGCAATGCCAACAACATCGTCAACTCGGAGGGCAACGACACCATCACCGCAACACAGGGTGCGGCAACTGTGCGGGCCTCCGGTAATGCTATGGTATTCAACAATGCCGCCCAGCTGAATTTCGTCAGTTCTGCCGGAGCCAGCACCGTCATCGGTGGCAGCGGAGCCATGAACGTCAATGGTGGAGCCGGCAAGCTCACCGTGTTCGGCGGCACCGGCGCCGATACCATCATCGGCAGCAGTACAGGTGGTAATCAGTTGATCGCCAATGGCGCAGGCAGCGCTGTGTTCGCCAACGGGAATGGCAACATACTGCTTGGCAGCCAAACGGGTGCCGTGACGCTCGCAACGCAGGGGGCCAATAACACCGTGTTCGGGGGCATTGGCGGCGGCACCATCCTCAGCAACGGCACCAATGATCTGGTGGTAATGGATCAGGGCGCCACCACCCTGTTCGGTGGACAGAATGCCGCCATCTTCACCAACAGCGCCAATGCCAATATCGTCGGCGAAACAGGTTCCTATGCCGTCGGCTTCGGCAGCGGCACCAGCAACGCATGGGCCAGCGCCTCCACCGATCTGTTCCTCTTCGCCAACGGACAGGCCGGGGGCAATGTCACCATCAGCAATTTCCAGGGCGGGAAAGATTTCATCCAATTGCAGGGATATGGCGATAACGTGGTGCAGACCGTCCTCGCCGGTGCCCAGCAGACCGCATCCGGCCTGTCCCTGACGCTCAGTGATAATACCCACATCACCCTGCTCGGTGTCACCAGCCTCAATCAATACAGCTTTATGACCTGA
- the thrS gene encoding threonine--tRNA ligase encodes MPAITLPDGSVRHYDAPVTGTTIAADIGPGLARAALAMKVDGRMMDLSRAIAADAQVVFVTRKDEAALEMIRHDAAHVLAEAVQELFPGTQVTIGPSIENGFYYDFARNEPFTPEDLPAIEAKMREIIARNAPFEREVWDRQDAIRFFQDKGEKYKAQLIQDLPDTETITVYRQGEWLDLCRGPHMRSTGDIGPAFRLMKVAGAYWRGDHRNAMLSRIYGTAWRDQKELDAYLHQLEEAERRDHRRLGKEMDLFHIQEEAVGSIFWHKKGWRLYRALENYMRRRQIEAGYEEVRTPQLVDRSLWEDSGHWDKYREHMFIATVEDEEKTLALKPMNCPCHVQIFRHGLRSYKELPLRMAEFGACHRYEPSGALHGIMRVRSFTQDDAHIFCMPEQIAKETADFVAMLASVYRDLGFDSFRVKFADRPESRAGKDEDWDRAEHELREACRLAGVEYELNPGEGAFYGPKLEFVLRDAIGRDWQCGTLQVDYVLPERLNAEYVAEDGARRRPVMLHRAILGSFERFIGILIEQYAGRFPLWLAPVPVVVAPIVSDANAYAMEVVTALKRAGVTWAEADLRNEKINAKIREHSLAHVPVILVVGRREAEQRQVALRRLGSQEQQVMALDEAISALATEATPPDLRQ; translated from the coding sequence ATGCCAGCGATCACCCTGCCCGACGGCTCCGTGCGCCACTATGATGCGCCGGTGACGGGCACTACGATCGCGGCCGATATCGGTCCCGGTCTGGCGCGCGCGGCTCTGGCAATGAAGGTGGACGGCCGGATGATGGACCTGTCCCGCGCCATCGCGGCTGATGCGCAGGTGGTGTTCGTCACTCGTAAGGACGAGGCCGCGCTGGAGATGATCCGCCACGATGCCGCCCATGTGCTGGCGGAGGCGGTGCAGGAGCTGTTCCCCGGCACGCAGGTAACCATCGGCCCGTCGATCGAGAACGGTTTCTACTACGATTTCGCCCGCAACGAGCCGTTCACGCCGGAAGACCTGCCTGCGATCGAAGCGAAAATGCGGGAGATCATCGCCCGCAACGCTCCGTTTGAACGCGAGGTGTGGGACCGTCAGGATGCGATCCGTTTCTTTCAGGACAAGGGTGAAAAATACAAGGCCCAATTGATTCAGGATCTGCCGGATACCGAGACGATCACGGTGTATCGTCAGGGCGAGTGGCTGGATCTGTGTCGTGGCCCGCATATGCGCAGCACCGGGGATATCGGTCCGGCTTTCCGTCTGATGAAGGTGGCGGGTGCGTACTGGCGTGGCGATCACCGCAACGCGATGCTCAGCCGCATCTACGGCACCGCATGGCGCGATCAGAAGGAGCTGGATGCCTATCTGCATCAACTGGAGGAAGCCGAACGTCGCGACCATCGCCGGCTGGGTAAGGAGATGGATCTGTTCCATATCCAGGAAGAGGCCGTCGGCTCCATCTTCTGGCACAAGAAAGGCTGGCGGCTTTATCGGGCGCTGGAAAACTATATGCGCCGCCGTCAGATCGAGGCGGGGTATGAGGAAGTCCGCACGCCGCAACTGGTTGATCGCAGCCTGTGGGAAGACTCGGGCCACTGGGACAAATACCGGGAGCATATGTTCATCGCCACCGTAGAGGATGAGGAAAAGACCCTCGCCCTGAAGCCGATGAACTGCCCGTGCCATGTGCAGATTTTCCGTCACGGTCTGCGCAGCTATAAGGAACTGCCATTGCGGATGGCGGAATTCGGGGCCTGCCATCGTTACGAACCGTCCGGTGCGCTGCACGGGATCATGCGGGTGCGTTCCTTCACACAGGACGACGCGCATATTTTCTGCATGCCGGAGCAGATTGCCAAGGAAACCGCGGATTTCGTGGCGATGCTGGCCTCGGTGTACCGTGACCTCGGCTTCGACAGTTTCCGCGTGAAGTTCGCCGATCGTCCCGAGAGCCGCGCCGGTAAGGATGAAGACTGGGATCGTGCCGAGCACGAGTTGCGTGAAGCCTGCCGTCTGGCCGGGGTGGAATACGAACTGAACCCGGGCGAGGGGGCGTTCTATGGCCCGAAGCTGGAATTCGTACTGCGCGATGCCATCGGGCGGGACTGGCAGTGCGGCACGTTGCAGGTGGATTACGTGCTGCCGGAGCGTCTGAACGCGGAATATGTGGCCGAGGATGGCGCCCGCCGCCGCCCCGTGATGCTGCACCGGGCCATTCTGGGCAGTTTCGAGCGTTTCATCGGCATTCTGATCGAGCAATATGCGGGCCGCTTCCCTCTTTGGCTGGCACCGGTGCCGGTGGTGGTGGCACCGATCGTCTCCGACGCGAACGCGTATGCGATGGAGGTGGTGACGGCCCTGAAACGCGCCGGCGTCACCTGGGCCGAGGCCGATCTGCGCAACGAGAAGATCAATGCCAAGATTCGTGAACACAGCCTGGCCCATGTGCCGGTGATTCTGGTGGTGGGACGGCGTGAAGCCGAACAGCGTCAGGTGGCGCTGCGTCGTCTCGGTTCTCAGGAGCAGCAGGTGATGGCGCTGGACGAGGCAATCTCAGCCCTCGCTACGGAGGCGACGCCGCCCGATCTGCGGCAGTAA
- a CDS encoding FeoA family protein, with the protein MRLTQLSVASHSVIDHIEPLGPDDVIARRLGELGFVPGEPVRMIAHGPLGGDPVAVEIGFTRFALRQAEADRVILRSDPGERLAAE; encoded by the coding sequence ATGCGCCTGACCCAGCTGTCGGTTGCCAGCCACAGTGTCATCGACCATATCGAGCCGCTCGGACCGGATGACGTCATCGCCCGGCGTCTGGGTGAGCTTGGCTTCGTCCCGGGTGAACCGGTGCGGATGATCGCGCATGGCCCTCTGGGTGGCGATCCGGTGGCGGTGGAGATCGGCTTTACCCGCTTTGCCCTGCGTCAGGCCGAGGCTGATCGAGTCATCCTGCGCAGTGATCCGGGAGAACGTCTGGCGGCGGAGTAA
- a CDS encoding alpha/beta hydrolase: MTQPSSASSLDRSAREIFRGAHYLARFLSADAEALVPDGPVVVFFETWLPQPDMEAPVTGETFFTHRGLDVIAIKPAANDWYQQDEMTELIDAVLAETKGRRRVGYGGSMGGYAAINFAESLALDDLVAVAPQFSIDPALMPQDWRWRREAEGIAFRQDRMRLIGRLQRGTIIYDPDSEDRPHVRAILMYHDLTPLPLRFCGHHMFRALQQARVLPMLAMNLVLGRFDRAAFRRAFRQGRRKSPVFWLELARGLCTKCWLKAASAALDRARALAPDDAFAQDVVAGEIARAGGNHQEADRLMQLWRSHEDAELAEAARYRMAQWAWYDTRSAEEIEYERAARAAEHLLAAPQAIPDFTWPVSHGQ, translated from the coding sequence ATGACACAGCCTTCTTCTGCTTCCTCATTGGATCGGAGTGCCCGGGAGATTTTCCGCGGTGCGCATTATCTGGCCCGTTTTCTGTCTGCCGATGCGGAGGCGCTGGTACCGGATGGGCCGGTCGTTGTGTTTTTCGAAACCTGGTTGCCACAGCCGGATATGGAGGCCCCCGTCACCGGAGAGACTTTCTTTACGCATCGCGGGCTGGATGTCATCGCCATTAAACCGGCTGCCAATGACTGGTATCAGCAGGATGAGATGACTGAACTGATCGACGCCGTGCTGGCAGAAACGAAGGGGCGACGCCGGGTCGGATATGGCGGCAGCATGGGCGGCTATGCGGCCATCAATTTCGCGGAAAGTCTGGCGCTGGATGATCTGGTGGCGGTGGCCCCCCAATTCTCCATTGATCCGGCGCTGATGCCGCAGGACTGGCGTTGGCGGCGGGAGGCGGAAGGGATTGCTTTTCGTCAGGACCGGATGCGGCTGATCGGTCGGTTGCAGCGCGGTACTATTATTTACGACCCGGATAGCGAGGACCGGCCGCATGTGCGGGCCATCCTGATGTATCATGACCTGACCCCGCTGCCATTGCGGTTCTGCGGGCATCACATGTTCCGCGCGCTTCAGCAGGCGAGGGTGCTGCCGATGCTGGCGATGAATCTCGTGCTGGGCCGATTTGACCGTGCGGCTTTTCGTCGGGCTTTCCGGCAGGGGCGGCGGAAAAGTCCGGTTTTCTGGCTGGAACTGGCGCGTGGTCTTTGTACGAAATGCTGGCTGAAAGCGGCCTCGGCCGCGCTCGATCGGGCCAGAGCACTGGCTCCGGACGATGCCTTCGCGCAGGATGTCGTGGCGGGGGAGATCGCCCGTGCCGGTGGCAACCATCAGGAAGCAGACCGACTGATGCAGCTCTGGCGCAGTCATGAGGATGCCGAACTGGCGGAGGCGGCCCGTTATCGCATGGCGCAATGGGCCTGGTATGACACGCGATCAGCCGAGGAGATAGAATACGAAAGGGCCGCACGGGCGGCCGAGCATCTGCTGGCCGCCCCTCAGGCGATTCCGGATTTCACATGGCCAGTATCACATGGCCAGTAG